In one window of Zingiber officinale cultivar Zhangliang chromosome 11A, Zo_v1.1, whole genome shotgun sequence DNA:
- the LOC122032029 gene encoding stellacyanin-like: MTDGKWSSSYKALSLLLLVISCALCASGTTHIVGDSSGWELGVNYDAWTANQTFVPGDVLEFRYNRLQHDVVEVNSDGYSSCSSSSPIRQETDGNTTFTLSAAGTRYFICGISNHCSNGMRLQVDVTASSTASPPSPASTASPPPPVSPTNNENKAGILSPVHAAAVVCAGLLVVGLGMF; this comes from the exons ATGACGGACGGGAAATGGAGTAGCAGCTATAAGGCGTTGAGCTTGCTTCTCCTAGTCATCAGCTGTGCCTTGTGTGCCTCCGGGACGACCCACATCGTCGGCGATTCCAGTGGTTGGGAACTGGGTGTCAATTACGATGCATGGACTGCCAACCAAACCTTCGTTCCCGGCGATGTCCTCG AGTTCAGGTACAATCGCTTGCAGCACGACGTGGTGGAGGTGAACTCCGACGGCTACAGCTCTTGCTCCAGCAGCAGCCCCATCAGGCAGGAAACCGACGGAAATACGACCTTCACACTTTCCGCGGCCGGCACGCGATACTTCATCTGCGGAATCTCCAACCACTGCAGCAACGGCATGCGTCTCCAGGTCGACGTCACTGCTTCTTCCACCGCCTCGCCACCGTCGCCGGCGTCCACCGCCTCGCCACCGCCGCCGGTGTCGCCCACAAACAACGAGAACAAAGCCGGAATTCTTTCGCCAGTGCACGCCGCCGCCGTGGTATGCGCGGGGTTGCTGGTGGTTGGGCTAGGCATGTTCTAG